A genomic window from Choristoneura fumiferana unplaced genomic scaffold, NRCan_CFum_1 Sck3bRy_88;HRSCAF=268_pilon, whole genome shotgun sequence includes:
- the LOC141445254 gene encoding uncharacterized protein, protein MLDDKAVYITTKIEMPRYVPIRGDGNCMFRSVAYCIFGNQERHREIRSKVVERVCQEWQRYKDFIIGDRSYGFNVQTASDYRALMSRDGEYAGHVELHCVSEIYIDYTFKVHRNGSSRTIDYGRGATEKHLLFSGYCDAGHYSVLVYD, encoded by the exons ATGCTCGATGACAAGGCCGTTTATATTACAACTAAGATTGAG ATGCCCCGTTACGTCCCCATCCGTGGCGACGGCAACTGCATGTTCAGATCCGTGGCGTACTGCATCTTCGGCAACCAAGAGCGACATAGGGAGATACGGTCTAAGGTCGTGGAGAGGGTCTGCCAAGAATGGCAGAG GTACAAGGACTTCATAATAGGCGACAGATCCTACGGTTTCAACGTCCAGACTGCGTCCGACTACAGAGCCCTGATGTCTCGCGACGGAGAATACGCGGGGCACGTGGAACTGCACTGCGTCAGCGAGATATACATCGACTATACCTTCAAGGTGCACAGAAACGGCAGCTCCAGAACCATTGACTACGGCCGGGGGGCGACGGAGAAGCACCTCCTGTTCTCAGGGTACTGCGACGCGGGGCATTACAGTGTGCTGGTTTACGATTAA